Proteins found in one Hevea brasiliensis isolate MT/VB/25A 57/8 chromosome 18, ASM3005281v1, whole genome shotgun sequence genomic segment:
- the LOC110661138 gene encoding cyclic phosphodiesterase yields MFLSISFIKFLAFLGLLGFSLFLCSILMEIPEGTGTVPATTEVQLAQKHVYSLWAVPPDDVAERLKKLMDGLRSEFGGPQFEPHVTVVGAISLTEHDALEKFRSACDGLKAYTATVDRVATGTFFYQCVYLLIHPASEVVGASAHCTGHFGYKSSAPYMPHLSLLYGDLTADDKKKAQEKANILDESINGLSFRISRLALWKTDTEDNSLKSWEKITECTLSPN; encoded by the exons ATGTTTCTGTCCATCAGTTTCATTAAATTCTTGGCCTTTCTGGGACTCCTAggtttctctctcttcctctGCTCTATTCTCATGGAAATCCCCGAGGGAACGGGAACCGTACCGGCAACAACTGAGGTTCAACTTGCCCAAAAGCACGTTTATTCGTTGTGGGCGGTTCCACCGGATGACGTTGCGGAGAGGCTCAAGAAATTAATGGACGGTCTGAGATCGGAGTTCGGTGGTCCCCAGTTCGAGCCCCATGTAACTGTTGTGGGGGCCATTAGTTTAACGGAGCATGATGCTTTGGAGAAGTTTCGATCTGCTTGTGATGGGCTTAAGGCTTATACTGCCACGGTCGATCGAGTGGCCACTGGGACTTTCTTTTATCAGTGCGTTTATTTGCTCATCCATCCAGCGTCCGAG GTCGTGGGAGCTAGTGCACACTGTACTGGGCATTTTGGGTACAAGAGTTCTGCTC CCTACATGCCTCATCTTAGTCTCCTATATGGAGATCTAACAGCTGATGATAAGAAAAAGGCTCAAGAAAAGGCCAATATTCTTGACGAGAGCATCAATGGCCTGAGCTTCCGGATAAGCCGCCTTGCACTGTGGAAAACAGACACTGAGGACAATTCCTTGAAGTCGTGGGAGAAGATTACAGAATGTACCCTCAGTCCCAACTAG
- the LOC110661091 gene encoding oil body-associated protein 2A-like, with protein MSYKSIPQICTILMASSYKSPAPTPIHGGNQSIPPAKPMSIEQHILDKGAQILQSLKPIKQMSQHVCTFATYSHDMSRQIETHHYVARINQDFLQCAVYYTDDSNGRLIGVEYIVSDKAFESLPPEEQKLWYYHAYEVKSGLLVHPKFPEMLVKPELENLAKTYGKFWCTWQIDRGDMLPLGAPALMMSPQDVNMGMVSQELVEKRATKQSMVEIAEPGWINPQADYWKQHGIGFAIDIEKTEIKLMAPSP; from the exons ATGTCATACAAATCCATACCACAAATTTGCACAATTTTGATGGCTTCCAGCTACAAATCACCGGCCCCAACACCTATCCATGGCGGGAATCAGTCGATCCCGCCAGCGAAGCCAATGTCGATAGAGCAGCACATTCTGGACAAGGGCGCACAGATATTGCAGTCTTTGAAGCCAATAAAGCAGATGAGCCAGCATGTTTGCACCTTCGCTACATATAGCCATGACATGTCTCGCCAGATAGAGACCCACCACTATGTCGCTAGGATCAACCAGGATTTCCTTCAGTGTGCTGTTTATTATACTGATGACTCTAATGGCCGTCTTATAG GAGTGGAATATATAGTGTCAGATAAGGCATTTGAAAGCTTGCCACCTGAAGAGCAGAAACTCTGGTACTACCATGCTTATGAG GTCAAATCAGGCCTCTTAGTTCATCCCAAGTTTCCAGAAATGTTGGTGAAACCAGAACTCGAAAATTTGGCCAAGACCTACGGAAAGTTTTGGTGCACATGGCAGATTGATAGAG GTGATATGCTTCCATTGGGTGCACCTGCACTGATGATGTCTCCTCAAGATGTGAACATGGGCATGGTGTCCCAGGAGCTAGTTGAAAAAAGGGCTACAAAGCAATCGATGGTTGAAATTGCAGAGCCAGGCTGGATAAATCCTCAGGCTGACTACTGGAAGCAGCATGGGATAGGTTTTGCCATTGACATTGAGAAGACTGAAATAAAATTGATGGCACCTTCTCCCTGA
- the LOC110661150 gene encoding protein NRT1/ PTR FAMILY 4.5-like: MQEKLELSDGKLDWKGRQATKYKHGGMKTSFLILGTFCFEQMATVALAVNLVTYFNGVMHFEIADAANQLTNLMGASYILSILVAFFADTYIGRWKAVMISGCIEFMGLVLLAIQAHFPKLKPPLCNVFEQNSHCEKIGGSNALLLFVALYLLALGTSGFKAALPSHGADQFDEKDPKEARQMSSFFNFLLLSVCIGAAISITLLVWVQDKRGWDWGFGISALVLFLALVLFFAGLPMYRIQVVQGSSAITEIIQVYVAAILNRKLQLPEDSSELHEIDNDKEAALEAEFQPHTDTFRFLDKAAIIQTTSTGKDGRAEAPSPWKLCRVTQVENSKTILGMLPVFCCTIIMTLCLAQLQTFSIQQGLSMDTGITKSFDIPPASLPIIPFIFMIVLIPLYDRIFVPFARKITGHPTGITHLQRIGVGLILSSLSMAAAAIMEGKRKKVARDHNMLDAIPVMQPLPISTFWLSIQYLIFGIADMFTYVGLLEFFYSQAPKGIKSISTCFLWSSMALGYFFSTMLVKIVNIATEGSTNSGGWLAGNNINRNHLNLFYWLLSALSLINFCSYLIVAKRYKYRPQNSAHVGSGENSEG; encoded by the exons ATGCAGGAGAAACTTGAGCTTTCTGATGGAAAATTGGATTGGAAGGGAAGACAAGCTACAAAGTATAAGCATGGAGGAATGAAGACTTCTTTCCTCATACTTG GCACGTTTTGTTTCGAACAGATGGCAACTGTTGCACTTGCAGTGAACTTGGTAACATACTTCAATGGAGTAATGCACTTTGAAATAGCAGATGCAGCCAATCAGCTGACCAACTTAATGGGAGCTAGCTACATCCTCTCTATTCTGGTGGCTTTTTTTGCGGACACTTATATTGGCAGATGGAAGGCTGTTATGATTTCAGGATGCATTGAGTTCATG GGACTAGTTCTGCTAGCAATTCAAGCtcattttcccaagctcaaaccaCCCCTATGTAATGTCTTCGAGCAAAATTCTCACTGCGAGAAAATTGGAGGTAGCAATGCTTTGCTTCTCTTTGTAGCTCTCTACTTGCTTGCTCTTGGAACTTCAGGGTTCAAAGCTGCTTTGCCATCGCATGGCGCTGATCAATTCgatgaaaaagacccgaaagagGCCAGGCAAATGTCCAGCTTCTTCAACTTTCTCTTGCTTTCAGTGTGCATTGGTGCTGCAATTAGCATAACACTTCTCGTGTGGGTTCAAGACAAGAGAGGATGGGATTGGGGCTTTGGAATCAGTGCTCTTGTTTTATTCTTGGCATTGGTCTTATTTTTCGCTGGATTGCCAATGTATCGTATACAAGTCGTCCAAGGATCTAGTGCCATCACTGAAATTATACAG GTGTATGTTGCAGCCATCCTTAATCGAAAACTTCAACTTCCTGAGGACTCTTCAGAACTCCATGAGATTGACAACGACAAGGAAGCTGCTTTAGAAGCAGAATTTCAACCTCACACAGATACTTTCAG GTTCCTTGACAAAGCAGCCATAATCCAAACAACATCTACAGGGAAGGATGGGAGAGCAGAAGCTCCAAGTCCCTGGAAACTCTGCAGGGTCACCCAAGTAGaaaattcaaaaaccattcttggaATGCTACCAGTCTTCTGTTGCACCATTATTATGACTCTTTGCCTAGCTCAGCTCCAAACCTTCTCCATCCAACAAGGTCTATCCATGGACACTGGCATCACCAAGTCTTTTGACATTCCACCAGCTTCATTACCAATCATTCCATTTATTTTCATGATCGTCTTAATCCCATTGTACGATCGCATATTCGTACCATTTGCACGTAAGATCACAGGACATCCCACAGGCATAACTCACCTTCAACGTATAGGGGTTGGCCTAATCCTCTCTTCTTTATCCATGGCAGCCGCAGCAATTATGGAAGGGAAACGAAAAAAAGTGGCCAGAGACCACAACATGTTAGATGCAATCCCTGTGATGCAGCCATTGCCCATTAGTACCTTCTGGTTGTCAATTCAATATCTCATTTTTGGCATTGCAGACATGTTCACCTACGTTGGGCTTCTTGAATTTTTCTACTCACAGGCACCAAAAGGGATTAAGTCTATCTCTACTTGCTTTCTTTGGAGTTCCATGGCACTTGGATATTTTTTCAGCACCATGTTGGTTAAGATAGTGAACATTGCAACCGAGGGAAGTACTAATAGTGGAGGCTGGTTGGCAGGCAATAATATTAACCGGAATCATTTGAATCTCTTTTACTGGTTGTTATCTGCTTTGAGCTTGATCAATTTCTGTAGTTATTTAATTGTTGCTAAGAGGTACAAGTACAGGCCTCAGAACTCTGCGCATGTGGGTTCAGGTGAGAACAGTGAGGGCTAA